From Oreochromis niloticus isolate F11D_XX linkage group LG1, O_niloticus_UMD_NMBU, whole genome shotgun sequence, a single genomic window includes:
- the btbd10b gene encoding BTB/POZ domain-containing protein 10 isoform X1: protein MATRLPSYDSNSSDTENWERKTASRPRKLCRHSSSSQDRTSRVKEEHRKMSLHGASGGCDRSRDRRRSSDRSRDSSHEREGQLTPCIRNVTSPTRQHNSDRDRDGGSSSRPSSPRPQRVSPSGSSSSGVVSSRNSSLSSTEGTFKSLAAGEMVFVYENPKEGGAGGTVGNRNIRTSERVTLIVDNTRFVVDPSIFTAQPNTMLGRMFGSGREHNFTRPNEKGEYEVAEGISSTVFRAILDYYKSGIIRCPDGISIPELREACDYLCISFDYSTIKCRDLSALMHELSNDGARRQFEFYLEEMVLPLMVASAQSGERECHIVVLTDDDVVDWDEEYPPQMGEEYSQIIYSTKLYRFFKYIENRDVAKSVLKERGLKKIRLGIEGYPTYKEKVKKRPGGRPEVIYNYVQRPFIRMSWEKEEGKSRHVDFQCVKSKSITNLAAAAADIPQDQLVVMHPGPQVDELDILPNHPPSGNHYSNNYSNEPDPDAPSPAV, encoded by the exons CAGCAGCCAAGACCGGACGTCTCGAGTGAAGGAAGAACATAGGAAGATGAGCTTACATGGTGCCAGCGGGGGCTGTGATCGCTCACGTGACCGCCGCCGCTCCAGCGATCGCTCCAGGGACTCCTCGCATGAGAGAGAAGGCCAGCTGACCCCTTGCATTCGCAACGTCACATCACCCACCCGCcaacacaacagtg ATCGTGATCGAGATGGCGGCTCGTCATCGAGGCCCAGTAGTCCGCGGCCTCAGAGAGTCTCACCCAGCGGTTCCAGCAGCAGTGGGGTGGTGAGCAGTCGCAACAGTAGCTTGTCCAGCACCGAAGGCACTTTCAAAAGCTTGGCAGCTGGAGAAATGGTTTTTGTCTATGAGAATCCTAAGGAAGGAGGAGCAGGTGGCACAGTTGGAAACCGAAATATTCGGACCTCAGAGAGAGTCACTCTGATTGTTGACAACACACGCTTTGTAGTGGATCCTTCCATCTTCACTGCACAGCCCAATACCATGTTGGGCAG AATGTTTGGATCTGGAAGAGAACATAATTTCACACGGCCCAACGAGAAAGGGGAGTACGAAGTGGCTGAGGGGATTAGCTCAACAGTTTTCAGAGCAATTCTG GATTACTACAAATCTGGGATAATCCGTTGTCCTGATGGAATCTCTATCCCCGAGTTACGTGAGGCGTGCGACTATCTATGCATCTCCTTCGACTACAGCACCATCAAATGCAGAGACCTCA GTGCCCTGATGCATGAGCTGTCCAATGATGGAGCTCGGCGTCAATTTGAGTTTTACCTCGAGGAAATGGTTCTGCCTCTGATGGTGGCCAGCGCCCAGAGCGGAGAGAGGGAATGTCACATTGTAGTCCTTACCGATGATGATGTGGTTGACTGGGATGAAGAATATCCACCACAAATGGGGGAAGAGTATTCACAGA ttatttacagcacaaaacTGTACAGATTCTTCAAGTATATCGAAAACCGAGACGTTGCCaaatcagttttaaaagagCGGGGACTGAAGAAAATAAGGCTGGGCATTGAAG GTTACCCTACGTATAAAGAGAAAGTCAAGAAAAGACCAGGAGGTCGTCCAGAGGTCATTTACAACTACGTCCAGAGGCCCTTCATCCGCATGTCCTGGGAAAAGGAGGAGGGTAAAAGCCGCCATGTTGATTTCCAGTGCGTTAAGTCCAAGTCGATCACCAacctagcagcagcagcagctgacatcCCCCAAGATCAGCTGGTGGTGATGCACCCTGGCCCCCAAGTGGATGAACTGGATATCCTGCCTAATCACCCACCTAGTGGGAACCACTACAGCAACAACTACAGCAATGAGCCTGATCCTGATGCACCTTCACCTGCTGTCTGA
- the btbd10b gene encoding BTB/POZ domain-containing protein 10 isoform X2: protein MATRLPSYDSNSSDTENWERKTASRPRKLCRHSSSQDRTSRVKEEHRKMSLHGASGGCDRSRDRRRSSDRSRDSSHEREGQLTPCIRNVTSPTRQHNSDRDRDGGSSSRPSSPRPQRVSPSGSSSSGVVSSRNSSLSSTEGTFKSLAAGEMVFVYENPKEGGAGGTVGNRNIRTSERVTLIVDNTRFVVDPSIFTAQPNTMLGRMFGSGREHNFTRPNEKGEYEVAEGISSTVFRAILDYYKSGIIRCPDGISIPELREACDYLCISFDYSTIKCRDLSALMHELSNDGARRQFEFYLEEMVLPLMVASAQSGERECHIVVLTDDDVVDWDEEYPPQMGEEYSQIIYSTKLYRFFKYIENRDVAKSVLKERGLKKIRLGIEGYPTYKEKVKKRPGGRPEVIYNYVQRPFIRMSWEKEEGKSRHVDFQCVKSKSITNLAAAAADIPQDQLVVMHPGPQVDELDILPNHPPSGNHYSNNYSNEPDPDAPSPAV, encoded by the exons CAGCCAAGACCGGACGTCTCGAGTGAAGGAAGAACATAGGAAGATGAGCTTACATGGTGCCAGCGGGGGCTGTGATCGCTCACGTGACCGCCGCCGCTCCAGCGATCGCTCCAGGGACTCCTCGCATGAGAGAGAAGGCCAGCTGACCCCTTGCATTCGCAACGTCACATCACCCACCCGCcaacacaacagtg ATCGTGATCGAGATGGCGGCTCGTCATCGAGGCCCAGTAGTCCGCGGCCTCAGAGAGTCTCACCCAGCGGTTCCAGCAGCAGTGGGGTGGTGAGCAGTCGCAACAGTAGCTTGTCCAGCACCGAAGGCACTTTCAAAAGCTTGGCAGCTGGAGAAATGGTTTTTGTCTATGAGAATCCTAAGGAAGGAGGAGCAGGTGGCACAGTTGGAAACCGAAATATTCGGACCTCAGAGAGAGTCACTCTGATTGTTGACAACACACGCTTTGTAGTGGATCCTTCCATCTTCACTGCACAGCCCAATACCATGTTGGGCAG AATGTTTGGATCTGGAAGAGAACATAATTTCACACGGCCCAACGAGAAAGGGGAGTACGAAGTGGCTGAGGGGATTAGCTCAACAGTTTTCAGAGCAATTCTG GATTACTACAAATCTGGGATAATCCGTTGTCCTGATGGAATCTCTATCCCCGAGTTACGTGAGGCGTGCGACTATCTATGCATCTCCTTCGACTACAGCACCATCAAATGCAGAGACCTCA GTGCCCTGATGCATGAGCTGTCCAATGATGGAGCTCGGCGTCAATTTGAGTTTTACCTCGAGGAAATGGTTCTGCCTCTGATGGTGGCCAGCGCCCAGAGCGGAGAGAGGGAATGTCACATTGTAGTCCTTACCGATGATGATGTGGTTGACTGGGATGAAGAATATCCACCACAAATGGGGGAAGAGTATTCACAGA ttatttacagcacaaaacTGTACAGATTCTTCAAGTATATCGAAAACCGAGACGTTGCCaaatcagttttaaaagagCGGGGACTGAAGAAAATAAGGCTGGGCATTGAAG GTTACCCTACGTATAAAGAGAAAGTCAAGAAAAGACCAGGAGGTCGTCCAGAGGTCATTTACAACTACGTCCAGAGGCCCTTCATCCGCATGTCCTGGGAAAAGGAGGAGGGTAAAAGCCGCCATGTTGATTTCCAGTGCGTTAAGTCCAAGTCGATCACCAacctagcagcagcagcagctgacatcCCCCAAGATCAGCTGGTGGTGATGCACCCTGGCCCCCAAGTGGATGAACTGGATATCCTGCCTAATCACCCACCTAGTGGGAACCACTACAGCAACAACTACAGCAATGAGCCTGATCCTGATGCACCTTCACCTGCTGTCTGA